In Stenotrophomonas sp. ESTM1D_MKCIP4_1, a single genomic region encodes these proteins:
- a CDS encoding ligase-associated DNA damage response exonuclease — protein sequence MAVNDDLVVLRPEGLYCPAGDFHIDPWRPVPRAVITHGHGDHARPGMGEYHCSPGSAPILRWRLGDVPLQVHAEGQPFTLGQVQISLHPAGHVLGSSQVRIDDGRQVWVASGDYKRQPDPTCAPFEVVPCDTFITEATFALPIYRWPDTAAVAAEIVAWRKECAQRGEAAVLLCYSLGKAQRVLGELLAVDDTPAWLHGAVANGVAVYREAGIPMLETLTVAEQGRQPDAAGTLIIAPPSAAGTPWLRRFGRHQLGFASGWMQLRGNRRRRNVDRGFVVSDHADWPALLQTIEQTGATRVIATHGNTDALIPFLRERGVAAEAFRTDFGSEE from the coding sequence ATGGCAGTCAACGACGATCTGGTGGTGCTTCGCCCGGAAGGGCTGTATTGCCCTGCGGGCGATTTCCACATCGATCCGTGGCGGCCGGTGCCGCGCGCGGTCATCACCCATGGCCATGGCGACCATGCGCGTCCTGGCATGGGCGAATACCACTGCAGCCCCGGCAGCGCGCCGATCCTGCGCTGGCGGCTGGGTGACGTGCCGCTGCAGGTGCACGCCGAAGGCCAGCCGTTCACCCTCGGCCAGGTGCAGATCTCGCTGCATCCGGCCGGCCACGTACTGGGATCGTCGCAGGTACGCATCGACGATGGCCGCCAGGTCTGGGTGGCATCGGGCGACTACAAGCGCCAGCCCGACCCGACCTGTGCGCCGTTCGAGGTGGTGCCCTGCGATACCTTCATCACTGAGGCGACGTTTGCCCTGCCCATCTACCGCTGGCCCGACACGGCAGCCGTGGCGGCGGAGATCGTGGCCTGGCGGAAGGAATGCGCGCAGCGCGGAGAAGCCGCCGTGCTGCTCTGCTATTCGCTGGGCAAGGCACAGCGGGTGCTGGGCGAACTGCTGGCCGTGGATGACACCCCCGCCTGGCTGCACGGTGCGGTGGCCAACGGCGTGGCGGTGTACCGCGAAGCAGGCATCCCAATGCTGGAGACGCTGACCGTGGCCGAACAGGGCCGTCAGCCGGACGCAGCGGGCACGCTCATCATCGCCCCGCCGTCGGCCGCCGGCACGCCCTGGCTGCGCCGCTTCGGCCGCCACCAGCTCGGTTTCGCCTCGGGCTGGATGCAGCTGCGCGGCAACCGCCGCCGCCGCAATGTCGACCGTGGCTTCGTCGTGTCCGACCACGCCGACTGGCCCGCGCTGCTGCAGACCATCGAACAGACCGGCGCGACGCGGGTGATCGCCACCCATGGCAACACCGATGCGCTGATTCCCTTCCTGCGCGAACGTGGCGTGGCCGCCGAAGCCTTCCGCACCGATTTCGGGAGCGAGGAATGA
- a CDS encoding ATP-dependent DNA ligase translates to MKAFAALYQRLDRSTATLDKRAALVDYFAHADAHDAAWALYLLSGGKVGGARRKIAASGELRAWVSEESGLPAWLVEDSYAQVGDLAETLTLLLDDPAQPAPDRPLAEWIEQHLLAVANQPEDVRRAAVVSGWRQLPASQRLVFNKLLTGALRVGVSQRLVQQALAEWSGLDIARIAQRMLGEWVPSPGLLAQLLSPQELPLDRQQPYPFFLASPLEGEPGERLGAIEDWLLEWKWDGIRLQLLRRQGEVALWSRGEERLDGRFPEIEQAAAALPDGCVIDGELLAWDEADDLPRAFTALQTRIQRRKPGAATLRNTPVRVLAYDLLERDGQDLREQPLQQRRAQLAELIGALGDVRIQLSPDVHADDWTHAAQLREAARERGVEGLMLKRRESIYQAGRRRGDWWKWKVDPLTIDAVLLYAQAGHGRRSTLYTDYTFGVWDGDTLVPVAKAYSGLDDKEILALDRWIRANTRERFGPVRSVRGEQVFELGFEAVNRSARHKSGIAVRFPRILRWRQDKPAREADELSTLQALAR, encoded by the coding sequence ATGAAGGCCTTCGCCGCGCTGTACCAGCGGCTGGACCGCAGCACCGCCACCCTGGACAAGCGTGCGGCCCTGGTCGACTACTTCGCCCACGCGGACGCGCACGATGCTGCGTGGGCGCTGTACCTGCTCAGTGGCGGCAAGGTCGGTGGCGCGCGCCGGAAGATCGCCGCCAGTGGCGAACTGCGCGCATGGGTGAGCGAGGAATCCGGACTGCCCGCGTGGCTGGTCGAGGACAGCTACGCGCAGGTGGGTGACCTGGCCGAAACGCTGACCCTGCTGCTGGATGATCCGGCGCAGCCCGCGCCCGACCGTCCGCTGGCCGAATGGATCGAGCAGCACCTGCTGGCCGTCGCCAACCAGCCCGAGGATGTGCGCCGCGCTGCCGTGGTCAGCGGCTGGCGGCAACTGCCGGCCAGCCAGCGCCTGGTGTTCAACAAACTGCTGACCGGCGCGCTGCGCGTGGGCGTATCGCAGCGGCTGGTGCAACAGGCACTGGCCGAATGGTCTGGGCTGGACATCGCCCGCATCGCCCAGCGCATGCTGGGCGAATGGGTGCCCTCGCCCGGCCTGCTGGCGCAGCTGCTGTCACCGCAGGAACTGCCGCTGGACCGCCAGCAGCCCTATCCGTTCTTCCTCGCTTCGCCACTGGAAGGCGAGCCGGGCGAGCGCCTGGGCGCGATCGAAGACTGGCTGCTGGAATGGAAGTGGGATGGCATCCGCCTGCAGCTGCTGCGCCGCCAGGGCGAAGTGGCGCTGTGGTCGCGTGGCGAAGAGCGCCTGGATGGCCGCTTTCCCGAGATTGAACAGGCGGCCGCGGCGCTGCCCGACGGCTGCGTGATCGATGGCGAACTGCTGGCCTGGGATGAAGCCGATGACCTGCCACGTGCGTTCACTGCACTGCAGACGCGCATCCAGCGCCGCAAGCCCGGTGCGGCAACGCTGCGCAACACGCCGGTGCGCGTACTGGCCTACGATCTGCTGGAACGCGATGGCCAGGACCTGCGCGAACAGCCCCTGCAGCAGCGGCGCGCGCAGTTGGCCGAACTGATCGGTGCGCTGGGCGATGTGCGCATCCAACTGTCGCCGGACGTGCATGCCGACGACTGGACGCACGCCGCGCAGCTGCGCGAAGCGGCGCGCGAGCGTGGCGTGGAAGGGCTGATGCTCAAGCGCCGTGAGTCGATCTACCAGGCGGGGCGCCGCCGCGGCGACTGGTGGAAATGGAAGGTCGACCCGCTCACGATCGACGCCGTGCTGTTGTATGCGCAGGCCGGCCATGGCCGGCGCAGCACGCTGTACACCGATTACACCTTTGGCGTCTGGGATGGCGACACGCTGGTGCCGGTGGCCAAGGCGTATTCCGGGCTGGACGACAAGGAGATCCTCGCGCTGGACCGCTGGATCCGCGCCAATACCCGCGAACGCTTCGGACCGGTGCGCAGCGTGCGCGGCGAACAGGTGTTCGAGCTCGGCTTCGAGGCAGTCAACCGCAGCGCGCGACACAAATCCGGTATTGCGGTGCGCTTCCCGCGCATCCTGCGCTGGCGCCAGGACAAGCCGGCCCGTGAGGCCGACGAGCTGTCGACGCTGCAGGCCCTGGCACGATGA
- a CDS encoding ligase-associated DNA damage response DEXH box helicase: MKRSDALQRLQAWFGSRGWKPLPFQRAMWRHYLAGASGLLHTPTGSGKTLAMFGGPLLQAMIDPLPAPPRANAVRPLQVLWVTPLRALASDTARALQAPIEGLGLGWKVGLRSGDASSRDRRLAREGRIDVLVTTPESLALLLSYPDTLQRMRQLRCVVVDEWHELMGNKRGVLLQLNLALLRDAAPALQLWGLSATLGNLQQARDVLLPGRPEAVQVEGARQRPVAISSLLPASGERFPWAGHLGLGQLPRVLDALMAARSTLLFTNTRAQAELWHQALAAVWPEDAQTLALHHGSLDAGLRQQVEDGLRAGTLRCVVATSSLDLGVDFPEVDQVLQLGSPKGVARLRQRAGRARHRPGASGSVLCVPTHALELAEYAAVRRALREGITEPRTPPTLSLDVLAQHAVSRALAGGFQADALLAQVRRTHAFAELQDTQWQDVLAFIVQGGRALAQYPEYHKVVLDDDGQYRMHDRRQALRHRLSIGTISSDGSVRVQFLRGGGLGAVEEQFASRLRRGDRFQFAGRLLELVQLRDMTAYVRLARGSGNGVVPRWQGGQLPLSMALGRELEAVLSGADNSAEARWLAPLLGLQEALSERPAPSRLLLEDVRRREGQFLFVYPFAGRHVHEALAALLSLRCTRLQRNSIGYAVNDHGLVLAPAEAITLDAAAWQTLFDPADLLDDLRAAVNLGELARRQFRGIARVAGLLVPSLPGGMPRSLRQLQASAGLLYDVLREHDPGHLLLAQAEQEVLTDALDLPGLQQALQRIATQSVSLQRPPTLTPLGFPLWAERLRGQFSNEDWRTRVQRAAQQLEHRHGH; encoded by the coding sequence ATGAAGCGAAGCGATGCGCTGCAGCGGCTGCAGGCCTGGTTCGGCAGCCGCGGTTGGAAACCCCTGCCGTTCCAGCGTGCAATGTGGCGGCACTATCTGGCCGGTGCGTCCGGCCTGCTGCACACCCCGACCGGCAGCGGCAAGACCCTGGCGATGTTCGGCGGTCCGCTGCTGCAGGCGATGATCGATCCATTGCCCGCGCCGCCGCGGGCAAACGCAGTGCGGCCCCTGCAGGTGCTGTGGGTGACGCCGCTGCGGGCGCTGGCCAGCGACACCGCACGCGCCCTGCAGGCGCCCATCGAGGGCCTGGGGCTGGGCTGGAAGGTGGGCCTGCGCAGTGGCGATGCCAGCAGCCGCGACCGCCGCCTCGCCCGCGAAGGACGTATCGATGTGCTGGTGACCACGCCCGAATCGCTGGCGCTGCTGCTGAGCTACCCCGACACGCTGCAGCGCATGCGCCAGCTGCGCTGCGTGGTGGTGGACGAATGGCACGAACTGATGGGCAACAAGCGCGGCGTGCTGCTGCAGTTGAACCTGGCGCTGCTGCGCGATGCGGCGCCTGCGCTGCAGCTGTGGGGGCTGTCCGCCACGCTGGGCAACCTGCAGCAGGCGCGCGACGTGCTGCTGCCCGGCAGGCCCGAGGCAGTGCAGGTGGAAGGCGCACGACAACGGCCCGTGGCAATCAGCAGCCTGCTGCCCGCCAGCGGCGAGCGCTTCCCGTGGGCAGGCCACCTCGGCCTGGGCCAGTTGCCGCGCGTGCTGGATGCGCTGATGGCGGCGCGCAGCACGCTGCTGTTCACCAACACGCGGGCGCAGGCCGAGCTGTGGCACCAGGCGCTGGCGGCGGTCTGGCCGGAAGATGCGCAGACGCTGGCCCTGCACCACGGCTCGCTCGACGCGGGCCTGCGCCAGCAGGTGGAAGACGGCCTGCGCGCGGGCACGCTGCGCTGCGTGGTGGCCACCTCCAGCCTCGACCTCGGCGTGGACTTCCCCGAAGTGGACCAGGTGCTGCAGCTGGGCAGCCCGAAGGGCGTGGCGCGCCTGCGCCAGCGTGCGGGGCGCGCGCGACATCGGCCCGGGGCAAGCGGCAGCGTGCTGTGCGTGCCCACCCATGCCCTGGAGCTGGCCGAGTACGCCGCCGTGCGGCGCGCCCTGCGCGAAGGCATCACCGAACCGCGCACGCCGCCCACGCTGTCACTGGACGTGCTGGCCCAGCACGCGGTCAGCCGTGCGCTGGCCGGCGGCTTCCAGGCCGATGCACTGCTCGCGCAGGTGCGGCGCACGCATGCGTTCGCCGAGCTGCAGGACACGCAGTGGCAGGACGTGCTCGCGTTCATCGTGCAGGGTGGCCGCGCTTTGGCGCAGTACCCCGAGTACCACAAGGTCGTGCTGGACGACGATGGCCAGTACCGCATGCATGACCGCCGCCAGGCGCTGCGCCACCGCCTGTCCATCGGCACCATCAGCAGCGATGGCAGCGTGCGCGTGCAGTTTCTGCGCGGCGGTGGCCTGGGCGCGGTGGAAGAACAGTTCGCCAGCCGCCTGCGCCGCGGCGATCGCTTCCAGTTCGCCGGCCGCCTGCTGGAACTGGTGCAGCTGCGCGACATGACCGCCTACGTGCGGCTGGCGCGCGGCAGCGGCAACGGCGTGGTGCCGCGCTGGCAGGGCGGCCAGCTGCCGCTGTCCATGGCGCTGGGCCGCGAACTGGAAGCGGTGCTGTCCGGCGCGGACAACAGCGCCGAGGCGCGCTGGCTGGCGCCGCTGCTGGGCCTGCAGGAAGCCCTCTCGGAACGTCCTGCCCCATCGCGGCTGCTGCTGGAAGATGTGCGGCGGCGCGAAGGACAGTTCCTGTTCGTCTATCCCTTCGCCGGCCGCCACGTGCACGAGGCGCTGGCGGCGCTGCTGTCGCTGCGCTGCACGCGCCTGCAGCGCAACAGCATCGGCTATGCCGTGAACGATCACGGCCTGGTCCTGGCGCCGGCCGAAGCCATCACGCTGGACGCGGCAGCCTGGCAGACGTTGTTCGACCCGGCCGACCTTCTGGACGATCTGCGCGCGGCGGTGAATCTGGGCGAGCTGGCGCGACGCCAGTTCCGCGGCATCGCCCGGGTGGCCGGGCTGCTGGTGCCGAGCCTGCCCGGCGGCATGCCGCGTTCACTGCGCCAGCTGCAGGCCTCGGCCGGCCTGCTGTACGACGTGCTGCGTGAACATGACCCCGGCCACCTGCTGCTGGCCCAGGCCGAGCAGGAAGTCCTCACCGATGCGCTCGACCTTCCCGGCCTGCAGCAGGCCCTGCAGCGCATCGCCACGCAGTCGGTATCACTGCAGCGGCCGCCGACACTGACTCCGCTGGGCTTTCCACTGTGGGCCGAGCGCCTGCGCGGGCAGTTCAGCAACGAGGACTGGCGTACCCGCGTGCAGCGCGCAGCGCAGCAGCTGGAGCACCGCCATGGCCACTGA
- the pdeM gene encoding ligase-associated DNA damage response endonuclease PdeM, which translates to MATELPMLIAGEPVSLLGARALSWPARQALLIADLHLGKADVFRRAGIALPSGGTGDDLQRLQALVHQQACRELWILGDILHGPAHRAAWHRQWLGWREQHAALEVHVIRGNHDRQLPQAALQVQIHDDLRLGPFLLCHEPRQDAHAHVIAGHIHPQVALPALRRRFPAFWLREAQTVLPAFSAFTAGVVPPRRRGEQWIACVENQLVALPVR; encoded by the coding sequence ATGGCCACTGAGCTGCCAATGCTGATTGCCGGCGAACCGGTGAGCCTGCTCGGCGCGCGTGCGTTGTCGTGGCCGGCACGGCAGGCACTGCTGATCGCCGACCTGCACCTGGGCAAGGCCGACGTGTTCCGCCGCGCCGGCATCGCCCTGCCCAGCGGCGGCACCGGAGACGATCTGCAGCGCCTGCAGGCGCTGGTGCATCAGCAGGCCTGCCGCGAACTTTGGATCCTGGGCGACATCCTGCACGGGCCGGCGCATCGCGCCGCGTGGCATCGGCAATGGCTGGGCTGGCGCGAGCAGCACGCCGCACTGGAGGTGCACGTGATCCGCGGCAACCATGATCGGCAACTGCCACAGGCGGCACTGCAGGTGCAGATCCATGATGACCTGCGGTTGGGCCCGTTCCTGCTCTGTCACGAGCCGCGGCAGGACGCGCACGCGCACGTGATCGCCGGCCACATCCATCCACAGGTCGCCCTGCCCGCCTTGCGGCGACGCTTTCCTGCGTTCTGGCTGCGCGAGGCGCAGACCGTACTGCCGGCCTTCTCGGCCTTCACTGCCGGCGTGGTGCCACCGCGGCGGCGCGGCGAACAATGGATCGCCTGCGTGGAAAACCAACTGGTTGCGCTGCCCGTGCGTTGA
- a CDS encoding NAD(P)/FAD-dependent oxidoreductase: protein MKERLRIAVIGYGTAGQALAILLTRDGHEVEIFERVPTPGPVGAGFLLQPSGLQVLWQMGLLDQVRAHAAPVHRLYGDTPCERAVMDMGYAGLDARLHGLGMQRGALFSLLDQARGGAGQLHAGTGIVAVDAEQGRLRDSEGRAHGPFDLVVAADGAASTLRGGIEQGIALDRVYPWGALWCLLPADDWPHVNELRQRYVAARRMIGLLPVGTRPGDSTPRLSFFWSLPRADFDRWQHDGMAPWLDELHALWPQASARFAHLQDAGQLARAVYRDAVMKRWHQGRLVLAGDAAHAMSPQLGQGVNMALLDALALRDALRTHGAGDAALQAYQAARRAHVAVYQRWSRWLTPLFQSERDAWAKARDVLLGPMGRMPGGRGHMLRVLSGTQHGWFGAMALDPAFIDALSQAPARLAPRPVALRA, encoded by the coding sequence ATGAAGGAACGACTGCGCATCGCCGTGATCGGCTACGGCACCGCCGGCCAGGCATTGGCCATCCTGCTCACCCGCGATGGGCATGAGGTGGAGATCTTTGAACGGGTGCCGACGCCCGGGCCGGTAGGCGCCGGCTTCCTGCTGCAGCCCAGTGGCCTGCAGGTGTTGTGGCAGATGGGCCTGCTGGACCAGGTGCGCGCGCATGCGGCACCGGTGCACCGGCTGTATGGCGACACGCCGTGCGAACGGGCGGTGATGGACATGGGCTATGCCGGGCTGGACGCGCGCCTGCATGGCCTGGGCATGCAGCGCGGGGCGCTGTTCTCACTTTTGGACCAGGCCCGCGGCGGCGCCGGCCAGCTGCATGCCGGCACCGGTATCGTCGCGGTGGATGCCGAGCAGGGCCGCCTGCGCGACAGCGAGGGGCGCGCACATGGGCCGTTCGATCTGGTGGTGGCGGCCGATGGTGCGGCGTCCACGCTGCGCGGCGGCATCGAGCAGGGCATCGCGCTGGATCGCGTCTATCCGTGGGGAGCGCTGTGGTGCCTGCTGCCCGCAGACGACTGGCCGCACGTGAATGAACTGCGCCAGCGCTATGTGGCTGCGCGCAGGATGATCGGGCTGCTGCCGGTCGGCACCCGTCCGGGCGACAGCACGCCACGATTGAGTTTCTTCTGGAGCCTGCCGCGCGCCGATTTCGACCGCTGGCAGCACGATGGCATGGCGCCATGGCTGGACGAGCTGCATGCCCTGTGGCCGCAGGCCAGTGCGCGCTTCGCTCACCTGCAGGACGCCGGCCAGCTGGCCCGCGCCGTTTACCGCGATGCGGTGATGAAGCGTTGGCACCAGGGCCGCCTGGTGCTGGCCGGCGATGCCGCCCATGCCATGAGCCCGCAGCTGGGGCAGGGCGTCAACATGGCCCTGCTCGATGCGCTGGCCCTGCGCGATGCACTACGCACGCACGGCGCGGGCGACGCCGCACTGCAGGCCTACCAGGCCGCTCGGCGCGCGCACGTGGCGGTCTACCAGCGCTGGAGCCGCTGGCTGACGCCGCTGTTCCAGTCCGAGCGGGATGCGTGGGCCAAGGCGCGCGATGTACTGCTGGGGCCGATGGGGCGCATGCCCGGTGGCCGCGGCCATATGCTGCGCGTGCTCAGCGGCACCCAGCACGGCTGGTTCGGTGCGATGGCGCTGGATCCGGCCTTCATCGACGCGCTGTCGCAGGCCCCGGCACGCTTGGCGCCCCGCCCGGTTGCCCTGCGCGCGTGA
- a CDS encoding cold-shock protein, whose amino-acid sequence MPNGTVKWFNDAKGFGFISPEDGSADVFAHFSAINSKGFRSLQEGQRVTYDVTQGPKGAQASNITPAE is encoded by the coding sequence ATGCCGAACGGTACCGTCAAGTGGTTCAACGACGCCAAGGGATTTGGCTTCATCTCGCCGGAGGATGGCAGCGCCGACGTGTTCGCGCACTTCTCCGCCATCAACTCCAAGGGCTTCCGCAGCCTGCAGGAAGGCCAGCGTGTCACCTATGACGTGACCCAGGGCCCGAAGGGTGCGCAGGCGTCGAACATCACGCCGGCCGAGTGA
- a CDS encoding S-methyl-5'-thioinosine phosphorylase: MQQIALAVIGGTGVYNLAKLDDVQTHEVDTRFGRPSGPVRVGTLLGNRVAFLARHGEGHSLPPHKINYRANLAALQQIGAQRVLALNTVGGIGDDFGPRVLACPDQIIDYTWGRISTLCEEEGTDVLHVDFGHPYTPLLRSKILAAAKVTGVKVHDGGCYGATQGPRLETIAEIARMRRDGCDLVGMTGMPEAALARELGLDYACLAIVANWAAGCGDGEEITMAEVLANVQAASNGLPELVGELARG; the protein is encoded by the coding sequence ATGCAACAGATTGCCCTGGCCGTGATTGGCGGCACCGGTGTCTACAACCTGGCCAAGCTTGACGACGTGCAGACGCACGAGGTCGATACCCGCTTCGGCCGTCCGTCCGGTCCGGTGCGCGTGGGCACGCTGCTGGGCAACCGCGTGGCCTTCCTGGCGCGCCACGGCGAGGGCCATTCGCTGCCGCCGCACAAGATCAACTACCGCGCCAACCTGGCCGCGCTGCAGCAGATCGGCGCGCAGCGGGTGCTGGCGCTGAACACGGTGGGCGGCATCGGTGACGACTTCGGGCCGCGCGTGCTGGCCTGCCCGGACCAGATCATCGATTACACCTGGGGCCGGATCAGCACTCTCTGCGAAGAAGAGGGCACCGACGTGCTGCACGTGGACTTCGGCCACCCCTACACCCCGCTGCTGCGCAGCAAGATCCTGGCGGCGGCGAAGGTGACCGGCGTGAAGGTGCACGATGGCGGCTGCTATGGCGCCACCCAGGGGCCGCGGCTGGAAACCATCGCCGAAATCGCCCGCATGCGCCGTGACGGCTGCGACCTGGTGGGTATGACCGGCATGCCGGAAGCCGCGCTGGCACGGGAGCTGGGGCTGGATTATGCGTGCCTGGCGATCGTGGCGAACTGGGCCGCCGGCTGCGGCGACGGTGAAGAGATCACCATGGCCGAAGTGCTGGCCAATGTGCAGGCCGCCAGCAATGGACTTCCGGAACTGGTAGGCGAATTGGCGCGGGGGTGA
- a CDS encoding hypoxanthine-guanine phosphoribosyltransferase — translation MPNLTISQALAQADLLVDRPTIDKAIASIADAIARDYEGEVPLFLSIMHGALPFAGQLALELGARGQDVQFDYLHATRYRGETTGGDLVWKHKPATALFGRRVLLVDDILDEGYTLQGVRTWCLEQGATDVRIAAMTVKKHDRGLPDVSADYAGIELPDRYVFGFGMDVNETLRCVPAIYAMKE, via the coding sequence ATGCCGAACCTCACCATTTCCCAGGCCCTGGCCCAGGCCGACCTGCTGGTCGACCGTCCCACCATCGACAAGGCCATCGCCAGCATCGCCGACGCGATCGCACGCGACTACGAGGGCGAGGTCCCGCTGTTCCTGTCCATCATGCACGGTGCGCTGCCGTTCGCCGGCCAGCTGGCGCTGGAACTGGGCGCGCGCGGCCAGGACGTGCAGTTCGATTACCTGCACGCCACCCGCTACCGCGGTGAAACCACCGGCGGCGACCTGGTGTGGAAGCACAAGCCGGCCACCGCGCTGTTCGGCCGCCGCGTGCTGCTGGTCGATGACATCCTCGACGAGGGCTACACCCTGCAGGGCGTGCGCACCTGGTGCCTGGAACAGGGCGCCACCGACGTGCGCATCGCTGCGATGACGGTGAAGAAGCACGACCGTGGCCTGCCGGACGTCAGCGCTGACTACGCCGGCATCGAACTGCCTGACCGTTATGTCTTCGGCTTCGGCATGGACGTCAACGAAACTCTGCGCTGCGTGCCGGCCATATACGCGATGAAGGAATAA
- the nagZ gene encoding beta-N-acetylhexosaminidase — protein MLLIGVAGTELTAQERDWLQHDAVAGVVLFKRNFASRQQVTDLSAAIRAAAPRPQLICVDQEGGRVQRFREGYSDLPPLQDIGAQYARDPQQALALAEQHAWLMASEVRASGLDLSFAPVVDLGRGNRAIGNRAFSEDPQVVAAFTAAYVRGMHAVGMAATLKHFPGHGTVLEDTHVDTAIDPRGLDELRTQDLVPFSAGIAAGADAVMMAHVIYPQVAAEPAGYSPRWIQDILRGELGFRGVVFSDDIGMAASHSAGGVPARVHAHLDAGCDVVLVCHPELVDEALQAVQGRSLNTAALLGLLGRGALGWDGLLADARHGDTQSRLLHTLGRTV, from the coding sequence ATGCTGCTGATCGGCGTTGCCGGCACTGAACTGACCGCCCAGGAACGCGACTGGCTGCAGCACGATGCCGTGGCCGGGGTGGTGCTGTTCAAGCGCAACTTCGCCTCGCGCCAGCAGGTCACCGATCTCAGCGCGGCCATCCGCGCCGCCGCGCCGCGCCCGCAGCTGATCTGCGTGGACCAGGAAGGCGGCCGTGTGCAGCGCTTCCGTGAGGGCTACAGCGATCTGCCGCCGCTGCAGGACATCGGCGCGCAGTATGCCCGCGACCCGCAGCAGGCCCTGGCCCTGGCCGAACAGCACGCCTGGCTGATGGCCAGCGAAGTGCGCGCCAGCGGCCTGGACCTCAGTTTCGCCCCGGTCGTCGACCTGGGCCGCGGCAACCGCGCCATCGGCAACCGCGCCTTCAGCGAAGATCCGCAGGTCGTGGCGGCATTCACCGCGGCGTACGTGCGTGGCATGCACGCCGTCGGCATGGCCGCCACCCTCAAGCATTTCCCCGGCCACGGCACCGTCCTGGAAGATACCCACGTCGATACCGCCATCGACCCGCGCGGGCTGGATGAGCTGCGCACGCAGGACCTGGTCCCGTTCAGCGCGGGCATCGCCGCCGGCGCCGATGCGGTGATGATGGCGCACGTCATCTACCCGCAGGTGGCAGCCGAACCGGCCGGCTATTCGCCGCGCTGGATCCAGGACATCCTGCGCGGCGAGCTCGGCTTCCGTGGCGTGGTGTTCTCCGATGACATCGGCATGGCCGCCTCGCACAGCGCCGGTGGCGTGCCGGCGCGCGTGCACGCGCACCTCGATGCCGGCTGCGACGTGGTGCTGGTCTGCCACCCCGAACTGGTCGACGAAGCCCTGCAGGCCGTGCAGGGGCGTTCCCTCAATACCGCTGCGCTGCTGGGCCTGCTGGGCCGCGGCGCGCTTGGCTGGGATGGCCTGCTGGCCGATGCCCGCCATGGCGACACCCAATCCCGTTTGCTCCACACCCTTGGAAGAACCGTCTGA
- a CDS encoding DsbA family oxidoreductase, with translation MKIDIYSDVVCPWCWIGKHRFQQGVQLLGADAPELDIHWQPFQLDPDAGDTPVPLRQAYAAKFGGAERTEQILGQTQTTARAEGLPMDFSQGQVRVTTLPAHRVLWLAGEHGVQDAVGEALFRAHFEQGQNLADTAVLVKAGVAGGLDGAEITQMLASERGLAEVEAKLAQAHALGISSVPTFVIDDRWAISGAQPPEAFANALRQIAAEQGAPSAAGAGDEACGPDGCKV, from the coding sequence ATGAAGATCGATATCTATTCCGACGTGGTCTGCCCCTGGTGCTGGATCGGCAAGCATCGCTTCCAGCAGGGTGTGCAGTTGCTGGGCGCCGATGCGCCTGAACTCGATATCCACTGGCAGCCGTTCCAGCTGGACCCCGATGCGGGCGACACCCCGGTGCCGCTGCGCCAGGCCTATGCGGCCAAGTTTGGCGGCGCCGAGCGCACCGAACAGATCCTGGGCCAGACCCAGACCACTGCGCGTGCCGAGGGCCTGCCGATGGACTTCAGCCAGGGCCAGGTGCGGGTGACCACGCTGCCGGCGCACCGGGTGCTGTGGCTGGCCGGCGAACACGGCGTGCAGGATGCGGTGGGCGAGGCCCTGTTCCGCGCCCACTTCGAGCAGGGCCAGAACCTGGCCGACACCGCCGTGCTGGTGAAGGCCGGTGTGGCCGGCGGCCTGGACGGCGCCGAAATCACGCAGATGCTGGCGTCCGAGCGTGGTCTGGCCGAGGTCGAAGCCAAGCTGGCCCAGGCCCACGCGCTGGGCATTTCCTCGGTGCCGACCTTCGTCATCGACGATCGCTGGGCCATTTCCGGCGCGCAGCCGCCGGAAGCCTTCGCCAACGCCCTGCGCCAGATCGCTGCCGAGCAGGGCGCGCCGTCGGCGGCCGGCGCCGGTGACGAGGCCTGCGGTCCGGACGGCTGCAAGGTCTGA